From Brucella pseudogrignonensis, a single genomic window includes:
- a CDS encoding peptide chain release factor 3, with amino-acid sequence MSAQDHPVSKRRTFAIIAHPDAGKTTLTEKLLLFGGAIQLAGEVKAKKDRIQTRSDWMNIERDRGISVVTSVMTFEYKDCIFNLLDTPGHEDFADDTYRTLTAVDSAVMVIDAAKGIEPRTLKLFEVCRMRDIPIVTFVNKMDREARDPLEILDEIEEKLALDTAPITWPIGSGKSFAGTYDLRNNTVRQKDSEEKPTKVSGPEEAAKLLPENERQAWIDSLELAQGVCRPFDLASFREGHMTPVYFGSALKNYGVRDLIEAFCDFGPSPRDQQADSRMVGATENKMTGFVFKIQANMDPNHRDRIAFLRVCSGTLSRGMKAKLVRTGKPMSLSAPQFFFARSRQIADEAFAGDVVGIPNHGTLRIGDTLTEGEDILFRGVPNFAPEILRRVRLDDAMKAKKLREALQQMAEEGVVQLFVPDDGSPAIVGVVGALQIDVLTERLKIEYSLPVGFEMSRFSICRWISADDPAELDRFIASHRADIAHDLDNDPVFLAQNGFSLNYEAERWKAIRFATIKDYQVRDKA; translated from the coding sequence ATGTCCGCTCAAGACCATCCAGTTTCAAAGCGCCGCACCTTCGCGATCATCGCGCACCCTGACGCCGGTAAAACCACACTCACAGAAAAGCTGCTGCTGTTCGGTGGCGCCATTCAGCTGGCCGGGGAAGTGAAGGCCAAGAAAGATCGCATCCAGACACGTTCCGACTGGATGAACATCGAACGCGATCGCGGTATCTCCGTCGTCACTTCCGTGATGACGTTTGAATATAAGGATTGCATCTTCAACCTGCTCGATACACCGGGCCACGAAGACTTTGCGGACGATACCTATCGCACGCTGACAGCCGTGGATTCTGCCGTCATGGTTATCGACGCCGCGAAAGGTATTGAGCCACGCACGCTGAAGCTCTTTGAAGTTTGCCGTATGCGCGATATTCCAATCGTGACCTTCGTCAACAAGATGGACCGCGAAGCCCGCGATCCGCTCGAAATCCTTGATGAGATCGAAGAAAAGCTGGCGCTTGATACTGCCCCTATCACCTGGCCAATCGGCTCAGGCAAAAGCTTTGCTGGCACCTATGATCTGCGCAACAACACGGTGCGCCAGAAGGATTCGGAAGAAAAGCCCACCAAAGTGAGCGGCCCCGAAGAAGCAGCAAAGCTTCTGCCAGAAAACGAACGTCAGGCATGGATCGACAGTCTGGAACTGGCGCAGGGCGTCTGCCGCCCGTTTGACCTCGCATCTTTCCGCGAAGGCCATATGACACCAGTTTATTTCGGCTCGGCACTCAAAAACTACGGCGTGCGCGATCTGATCGAAGCCTTCTGTGATTTTGGCCCAAGCCCACGCGACCAACAGGCGGACAGCCGCATGGTCGGTGCGACAGAAAACAAAATGACTGGCTTCGTGTTCAAGATTCAGGCCAATATGGACCCGAACCATCGCGACCGTATTGCCTTCCTGCGCGTCTGCTCAGGCACACTGTCGCGCGGCATGAAGGCAAAGTTGGTCCGCACCGGCAAGCCAATGAGCTTGTCTGCACCACAGTTCTTCTTTGCGCGTTCTCGTCAGATTGCCGATGAAGCTTTTGCGGGTGACGTTGTCGGCATCCCGAACCATGGTACATTGCGTATTGGTGATACGCTGACGGAGGGCGAAGACATTCTGTTCCGTGGCGTGCCAAACTTCGCGCCGGAAATCCTGCGCCGCGTCCGTCTTGATGATGCAATGAAGGCCAAAAAGCTGCGCGAAGCGCTTCAACAGATGGCAGAAGAAGGCGTCGTACAGCTCTTCGTGCCGGATGATGGTTCTCCAGCGATTGTCGGCGTTGTCGGCGCTCTCCAGATCGACGTTCTGACTGAACGCCTCAAGATCGAATATTCACTGCCGGTCGGCTTTGAAATGTCACGCTTCTCGATTTGCCGCTGGATTTCAGCAGATGATCCGGCTGAACTCGACCGCTTCATTGCCTCGCATCGCGCCGACATCGCGCATGATCTTGATAATGATCCGGTATTTCTCGCGCAAAACGGCTTCTCGCTCAACTACGAAGCCGAGCGTTGGAAGGCGATCCGCTTTGCCACGATCAAAGACTATCAGGTTCGCGACAAGGCCTGA
- the ubiE gene encoding bifunctional demethylmenaquinone methyltransferase/2-methoxy-6-polyprenyl-1,4-benzoquinol methylase UbiE: MSQHNGNADRVGAQGGMEHSFGFKSVDESEKQGLVNEVFHKVAKRYDVMNDLMSGGLHRVWKDAMIGWLAPSKRPGFKSLDVAGGTGDIAFRILEASNRQAHVTILDINGSMLGVGRERAIKKGLADNLEFVEASAEELPFEDASFDAYTISFGIRNVPHIDKALSEAYRVLKPGGRFLCLEFSEVEMPLLDKIYDQWSFNAIPQIGKMITGDADSYSYLVESIRKFPKQEDFARMIREAGFERVSYRNFTGGIAALHSGWKL; this comes from the coding sequence ATGAGCCAGCACAACGGCAATGCAGACCGCGTGGGCGCACAAGGTGGCATGGAGCATTCATTCGGCTTCAAATCGGTCGATGAAAGCGAAAAGCAGGGGCTGGTCAACGAGGTTTTCCATAAAGTCGCCAAGCGTTATGATGTGATGAATGATCTGATGTCGGGTGGCCTGCATCGTGTCTGGAAGGATGCGATGATCGGCTGGCTGGCACCGTCCAAGCGTCCGGGCTTCAAGTCGCTCGATGTGGCGGGCGGAACGGGTGATATTGCTTTCCGTATTTTAGAAGCCTCTAACCGTCAGGCGCATGTCACCATTCTCGACATTAACGGCTCGATGCTGGGCGTCGGTCGTGAACGTGCGATTAAGAAGGGCTTGGCTGACAATCTCGAATTTGTTGAAGCGAGTGCAGAAGAACTGCCCTTTGAAGATGCAAGCTTTGATGCCTACACGATTTCATTCGGTATCCGTAATGTACCGCATATCGACAAGGCGCTGTCCGAAGCCTATCGCGTGTTGAAGCCAGGCGGTCGCTTCCTGTGCCTTGAATTCTCTGAGGTCGAAATGCCATTGCTTGATAAGATTTATGATCAGTGGTCGTTTAATGCCATTCCTCAGATCGGAAAGATGATCACGGGGGATGCTGATTCTTACAGCTATCTTGTGGAATCGATCCGTAAATTCCCCAAGCAGGAAGATTTTGCGCGCATGATCCGCGAGGCGGGTTTCGAGCGTGTGAGCTATCGCAATTTTACCGGCGGTATTGCAGCCCTTCATTCTGGCTGGAAGCTCTGA
- a CDS encoding SlyX family protein yields the protein MSTDNRLTELEIRVAEQEKTIDELSSALAEQWKTIDHLNKKLSALTDRFLTLEEQTAPEIPVTKPPHW from the coding sequence ATGTCCACGGATAACCGCCTGACAGAACTTGAAATTCGAGTCGCAGAGCAGGAAAAGACGATTGATGAGCTTTCATCTGCGCTTGCAGAGCAGTGGAAAACGATTGATCACCTCAACAAAAAACTGTCCGCGCTGACAGACCGCTTTCTGACACTGGAAGAACAGACGGCACCTGAAATCCCTGTCACCAAGCCTCCACACTGGTAA
- the upp gene encoding uracil phosphoribosyltransferase, translated as MGVNVVSHPLVQHKLTIMRKRETSTASFRRLLKEISLLLCYEVTRDLELTTMHIETPMMPMEAPTLEGKKLVFASILRAGNGLLEGMLDLVPAARVAHIGLYRDHDTLQPIEYYFKAPEDIVNRLIIVVDPMLATGHSAIAAIDKLKERGATNIKFLCLLAAPEGIERFTAAHPDVDVFTASIDDSLDEKGYIVPGLGDAGDRMYGTK; from the coding sequence ATGGGCGTTAATGTCGTCAGCCATCCGCTTGTCCAGCACAAGCTCACCATTATGCGCAAGCGCGAAACTTCGACGGCCAGTTTCCGGCGTTTGCTGAAAGAAATATCGCTGCTGCTTTGCTATGAAGTGACACGCGATCTCGAATTGACCACCATGCATATCGAAACACCGATGATGCCAATGGAAGCGCCGACGCTTGAAGGCAAGAAGCTGGTTTTCGCTTCGATCCTGCGTGCGGGCAATGGACTTCTAGAAGGTATGCTGGATCTGGTGCCAGCAGCGCGCGTGGCACATATCGGTCTTTATCGCGATCACGATACGCTTCAGCCAATCGAATATTATTTCAAGGCTCCGGAAGATATCGTCAACCGCCTGATTATCGTTGTTGATCCTATGCTGGCCACCGGCCATTCGGCCATTGCGGCCATCGACAAGCTGAAGGAACGCGGCGCGACCAATATTAAGTTCCTGTGCCTGCTGGCAGCACCGGAAGGCATTGAGCGCTTCACTGCGGCTCATCCAGATGTTGATGTCTTTACCGCCTCTATCGATGATAGCCTTGATGAAAAAGGCTATATTGTTCCGGGTCTCGGTGATGCCGGCGACCGCATGTATGGCACGAAGTAA
- the ubiB gene encoding 2-polyprenylphenol 6-hydroxylase, whose amino-acid sequence MSNISAALRLMRAGWIMAREGVLSSLPVDDAAGLPALGHKAAKLLARKRAKDAPRSERISRAMNKLGPSYVKLGQFLATRPDIVGKDVAADLELLQDRLDFFPQAEAVAAVESSLGRKIDDLYVNFDAPIAAASMAQVHPAYVMKDGAPHKVAVKVIRPGVRQRFARDLESFFMVARMQERHIPFTRRLRPVEMVETLHQTTRIEMDLRLEAAALSEIAENIKDDEGFRVPNVDWERTGRDVLTLEWIDGIKMSDIEGLRTAGFDLKKLAETLIQSFLRHTLRDGFFHADMHPGNLFVDPQGMIVAVDFGITGRLNKDQRRFLAEILYGFIKRDYLRVAEVHFEAGYVPHTHDVASFAQAIRAIGEPIHGQPAETISMAKLLTLLFEVTELFDMETRPELLMLQKTMVVVEGVSRTLDPHFNMWKAAEPVVGGWIRKNLGPQGMLLDAKDSAYALLHFARKTPEMVARMDRATAAMDAMAVKGLHFDAETAEAIGRAEARHTRWGRIAQIVIAISLAAIAIKLYIEL is encoded by the coding sequence ATGAGCAATATTTCTGCGGCTTTGAGATTGATGCGTGCTGGCTGGATCATGGCACGTGAAGGCGTGCTGAGTTCACTGCCTGTGGATGATGCGGCTGGATTGCCAGCGTTAGGACATAAGGCTGCGAAGCTTCTGGCGCGCAAACGTGCGAAAGATGCGCCGCGCTCCGAGCGCATTTCGAGGGCGATGAACAAGCTTGGGCCGTCCTATGTGAAGCTGGGTCAGTTTCTTGCAACCCGTCCTGATATTGTCGGTAAAGATGTTGCTGCTGATCTGGAGCTTTTGCAGGATAGGCTTGATTTCTTTCCGCAGGCAGAAGCTGTAGCAGCGGTTGAGAGTTCTCTTGGTCGTAAAATTGATGACCTCTATGTGAACTTTGACGCACCAATTGCTGCCGCATCCATGGCGCAGGTGCATCCAGCCTATGTAATGAAAGACGGCGCGCCACATAAGGTTGCGGTGAAGGTTATTCGCCCCGGCGTACGCCAGCGTTTTGCACGTGATCTTGAAAGCTTCTTCATGGTCGCTCGCATGCAGGAGCGGCATATACCCTTTACGCGGCGCTTGCGTCCGGTTGAGATGGTGGAAACGCTGCATCAGACCACGCGTATCGAAATGGATCTGCGGCTCGAAGCGGCAGCACTGTCCGAGATTGCAGAAAATATCAAGGACGATGAAGGCTTCCGCGTTCCTAACGTGGACTGGGAACGCACGGGCCGCGATGTTCTGACGCTTGAATGGATCGACGGCATTAAAATGTCCGACATTGAAGGGTTAAGAACCGCTGGCTTTGATCTAAAGAAACTCGCTGAAACCCTGATTCAGTCTTTCCTGCGCCATACGCTGCGCGACGGTTTTTTTCACGCGGACATGCATCCGGGTAATCTCTTTGTTGATCCACAAGGTATGATTGTTGCAGTGGATTTCGGCATTACCGGGCGGCTTAACAAAGATCAGCGCCGCTTTCTGGCAGAAATTCTCTATGGCTTCATTAAGCGTGATTATTTGCGTGTGGCGGAAGTACATTTTGAAGCCGGTTACGTGCCGCACACGCACGACGTGGCGAGCTTCGCACAGGCAATCCGCGCCATTGGCGAACCAATCCACGGTCAGCCAGCCGAAACCATCTCGATGGCAAAGTTGCTGACGCTGCTGTTTGAAGTAACCGAGCTGTTTGACATGGAAACGCGGCCTGAGCTTTTGATGCTTCAGAAGACCATGGTGGTGGTGGAAGGTGTTTCGCGTACGCTCGATCCGCATTTCAACATGTGGAAAGCTGCAGAGCCGGTTGTCGGCGGCTGGATTCGCAAGAATCTCGGACCGCAGGGCATGTTGCTTGATGCAAAAGATAGTGCTTATGCGCTGCTACATTTCGCCCGTAAAACGCCTGAAATGGTTGCACGAATGGATCGTGCCACGGCTGCAATGGATGCGATGGCCGTCAAGGGTTTGCATTTTGATGCAGAGACAGCGGAAGCCATTGGCAGGGCGGAAGCGCGCCATACCCGCTGGGGCCGCATCGCACAGATCGTGATTGCAATATCACTGGCTGCGATTGCAATTAAACTGTATATCGAGCTTTAA
- a CDS encoding carboxymuconolactone decarboxylase family protein gives MEQRLAPYTFAPQIMQAMVELEKRVAASGLEYSLYELVKIRASQINGCAYCIYMHTADARKAGETEERLYLVAAWRESPLYTARERAALGWTEALTLVAQTGAPDKDFDALKAHFSDEEIVNLTMLITTINAWNRIAVGLRLVHPVKTDAAAA, from the coding sequence ATGGAACAAAGACTTGCCCCTTACACTTTCGCACCGCAGATCATGCAGGCAATGGTGGAGCTGGAAAAGCGTGTTGCTGCATCAGGGCTTGAATATAGCCTTTATGAGCTGGTGAAAATCCGCGCTTCGCAGATCAATGGCTGCGCCTATTGCATCTATATGCATACGGCTGATGCGCGGAAGGCTGGCGAAACCGAAGAGCGTCTCTATCTGGTTGCTGCATGGCGTGAATCACCGCTTTATACCGCGCGGGAGCGGGCGGCACTTGGCTGGACCGAGGCGCTGACACTCGTGGCACAGACGGGCGCACCGGATAAGGATTTTGATGCTTTGAAAGCGCATTTCTCAGATGAAGAGATCGTCAATTTGACTATGCTGATTACCACCATCAATGCATGGAACCGCATTGCGGTCGGCCTGCGTCTCGTTCATCCGGTTAAAACCGATGCCGCTGCCGCTTGA
- the msrA gene encoding peptide-methionine (S)-S-oxide reductase MsrA — protein sequence MSFLDSYRKKVEMPSHQDALPGRAAALPTAASHYVSGKPLKAPWPESMKKIIFGMGCFWGAERLFWQVPGVYVTAVGYAGGITPNPTYEETCTGLTGHAEVVLVVYDPKMVSLDELLTLFWEEHDPTQGMRQGNDIGTTYRSVIYTFDAADRETVENSRDAYQAALASRGLGPITTEIADAPTFYYAEDYHQQYLAKNPNGYCGLRGTGVSCPIPAAS from the coding sequence ATGAGTTTCCTAGACAGCTATCGTAAGAAGGTTGAGATGCCTTCGCATCAGGACGCCTTACCCGGTCGTGCTGCGGCACTCCCGACGGCGGCTTCGCATTATGTATCGGGCAAGCCGCTCAAAGCGCCATGGCCGGAAAGCATGAAAAAAATCATATTCGGTATGGGCTGTTTCTGGGGTGCAGAGCGGCTGTTCTGGCAGGTGCCGGGCGTTTATGTCACTGCCGTTGGCTATGCAGGCGGCATTACGCCGAACCCGACTTATGAAGAAACATGCACCGGCCTGACCGGTCATGCCGAAGTGGTTCTGGTCGTCTATGATCCGAAGATGGTGAGCCTTGACGAATTGCTGACCCTTTTCTGGGAGGAGCATGACCCCACACAGGGGATGCGACAGGGCAATGATATTGGTACGACCTATCGTTCGGTGATTTATACATTTGATGCTGCGGATCGTGAAACGGTTGAAAATAGCAGGGATGCTTATCAGGCCGCACTGGCGTCGCGTGGTCTCGGTCCGATCACGACGGAAATTGCTGATGCTCCGACGTTCTATTATGCGGAAGATTATCACCAGCAATATCTGGCCAAGAATCCGAATGGCTATTGCGGCCTGCGCGGAACGGGCGTGAGCTGCCCGATACCGGCTGCATCATAA
- a CDS encoding GNAT family N-acetyltransferase, with protein MIEIIELTDRPNLAATCAKWNHAEWGQAAGATEEQIVHALNELINATDGQAVRAALWNGELAGFVLLIHNDLESHPHLKPWVASLLVAPEFRGRGVAKALMTAIETATHELGYSEVYLYTDKPDFYRKIGWSDFEELTGDDEAMLILNKKIARG; from the coding sequence ATGATCGAAATCATAGAGCTAACGGACCGCCCCAACCTTGCAGCCACTTGCGCCAAATGGAACCATGCCGAATGGGGACAGGCGGCAGGCGCAACCGAAGAACAAATCGTCCATGCTCTGAATGAGCTGATCAACGCCACCGATGGTCAGGCCGTGCGTGCAGCGCTCTGGAATGGTGAACTGGCAGGCTTTGTTCTGCTCATTCACAATGATCTCGAAAGCCACCCACACCTCAAGCCATGGGTTGCAAGCCTGCTCGTTGCACCGGAGTTTCGTGGGCGCGGTGTTGCCAAGGCGCTCATGACAGCGATTGAAACGGCAACTCATGAGCTCGGTTATAGCGAAGTCTATCTCTACACCGACAAGCCAGACTTTTACAGGAAAATCGGCTGGAGCGACTTTGAAGAACTGACCGGCGATGATGAAGCCATGCTGATCCTAAATAAGAAAATCGCGCGGGGCTAA
- the coaBC gene encoding bifunctional phosphopantothenoylcysteine decarboxylase/phosphopantothenate--cysteine ligase CoaBC — protein sequence MASITIRNLDDAAKERLRVRAAQNGRSMEEEARLLLGGFEEAKPIAPASSPIAGSLRDKRILLIISGGIAAYKAPDLIRRLRERGAHVRPLMTAAAQEFVTPLTIGAVAADHVFTDLFSREDEQDVGHIRLARDADLIVVAPATAGLMAKMANGLADDLASAVLLARKIPVLLAPAMNPAMWDNPATKRNRVTLEKDGVHFIGPEKGEMAESGEAGTGRMSEPLAIVAAIESLLTPQAKPLVGKVIVMTSGPTHEPIDPVRYIANRSSGKQGHAIATALAHLGATVHLVSGPVIIPDPEGVNVIHVETAREMQAAVESRLPADAAVMVAAVADWRTANAADQKIKKQPGEGAPTLSMVENPDILAGVGHSEKRPGLVIGFAAETQDVLANATRKLDKKGADWIVANDVSGDVMGGDRNRVRILSHSGIEEWPEMSKEQVAEKLAEKIASVLLAIKS from the coding sequence ATGGCCAGTATTACCATTCGCAATCTTGATGACGCAGCCAAAGAACGGCTGCGTGTGCGTGCCGCTCAAAACGGGCGCTCTATGGAAGAAGAAGCGCGGCTTCTACTTGGCGGTTTTGAAGAGGCAAAGCCAATAGCTCCGGCTTCATCACCAATTGCCGGTTCATTGCGCGATAAGCGTATTCTTCTCATCATCAGTGGTGGGATCGCGGCTTATAAAGCACCGGACCTTATCCGCCGTCTGCGTGAGAGGGGCGCGCATGTGCGTCCGCTGATGACGGCGGCAGCTCAGGAATTCGTAACACCGCTGACCATTGGTGCAGTTGCTGCCGATCATGTTTTCACTGATCTTTTCTCACGCGAAGACGAGCAGGATGTTGGCCACATTCGCCTTGCGCGTGATGCTGATTTGATTGTGGTTGCACCGGCAACCGCTGGCCTGATGGCCAAAATGGCCAATGGACTCGCTGACGATCTCGCGAGTGCCGTACTTCTGGCACGCAAAATTCCGGTGTTGCTTGCGCCTGCAATGAATCCTGCCATGTGGGATAATCCGGCAACCAAGCGCAATCGTGTGACACTTGAAAAAGATGGTGTACATTTCATTGGCCCTGAAAAGGGTGAGATGGCGGAAAGTGGAGAGGCGGGCACAGGCCGCATGAGCGAACCGCTCGCAATTGTTGCAGCCATTGAAAGCTTGCTCACACCACAGGCAAAGCCGCTTGTGGGTAAAGTGATCGTCATGACATCCGGGCCGACACACGAGCCGATTGACCCGGTGCGCTATATTGCCAATCGTTCATCGGGCAAGCAGGGCCATGCCATCGCTACGGCCCTAGCACATCTGGGCGCAACTGTGCATCTGGTTTCCGGTCCGGTCATCATCCCCGATCCTGAAGGGGTCAATGTCATCCATGTTGAAACCGCGCGGGAAATGCAGGCAGCGGTCGAAAGCCGCCTTCCGGCTGATGCAGCTGTGATGGTTGCTGCCGTTGCCGACTGGCGCACCGCCAATGCAGCGGATCAGAAGATCAAGAAGCAACCGGGCGAGGGTGCACCAACGCTCAGTATGGTTGAAAATCCGGATATTCTGGCCGGTGTTGGGCATAGTGAGAAGCGTCCCGGCCTTGTAATAGGCTTTGCCGCGGAAACACAGGACGTCCTCGCCAATGCTACTCGCAAGCTCGACAAGAAAGGTGCCGACTGGATCGTTGCCAATGATGTGTCTGGCGATGTGATGGGCGGCGATCGCAATCGTGTGCGTATCTTAAGTCATTCTGGCATCGAAGAATGGCCGGAAATGAGCAAGGAGCAAGTTGCTGAAAAGCTTGCAGAAAAAATTGCGAGCGTTCTTCTCGCAATAAAAAGCTGA
- a CDS encoding sigma-70 family RNA polymerase sigma factor: MPLPLESHINDAGVFETLRPRLIRIAYRMVGTHAEAEDIVQDAWLRWSAADREIIREPKAWLTRVVSRLALDHLKSARVRRETYPGTWLPEPLVETYEDRSDDITLTLMLALDRLSPLERAAFLLHDVFDMGFDEVGRVLGRDAVACRQLASRARSHVRQEKSRFNVPEDRGRTIAEAFFQASRSGDMTALKGLLAEDVVMYSDGGGIRNAALNPIYGREKIMRLYEGIARKAFGKVPAVNHFALFDGLPGHMSLEADGLPQVAAIEIEDELIRTVYLIRNPQKLTHLRMDELIRPCREPDSL; encoded by the coding sequence ATGCCGCTGCCGCTTGAGTCACATATCAATGATGCGGGTGTGTTCGAGACCTTGCGGCCTCGGCTCATCCGCATTGCCTATCGAATGGTGGGCACCCATGCCGAAGCCGAAGACATTGTGCAGGATGCATGGTTGCGCTGGAGTGCTGCGGATCGGGAGATCATCCGCGAGCCGAAGGCATGGCTTACGCGCGTGGTCAGCCGCCTTGCGCTCGACCATCTGAAATCTGCCCGTGTGCGGCGCGAGACCTATCCCGGTACATGGTTGCCTGAACCGCTCGTCGAGACTTATGAAGATCGCAGCGATGACATCACTTTGACATTGATGTTGGCGCTTGATCGCCTGTCGCCGCTGGAGCGTGCGGCATTTCTTTTGCATGACGTGTTCGATATGGGCTTTGACGAGGTTGGGCGTGTGCTTGGTCGCGATGCTGTAGCCTGTCGTCAACTGGCGAGCCGCGCGCGCAGCCATGTTCGACAGGAGAAGTCGCGTTTCAACGTGCCTGAGGATCGTGGACGCACGATTGCAGAAGCTTTCTTTCAGGCATCCCGAAGCGGGGATATGACGGCGTTGAAAGGCCTTCTGGCGGAAGATGTTGTGATGTATTCCGACGGTGGTGGTATCCGCAATGCTGCGCTCAACCCGATATACGGGCGCGAAAAGATTATGCGGCTTTATGAAGGGATCGCTCGAAAGGCTTTCGGCAAGGTGCCTGCCGTCAATCATTTTGCGCTGTTTGATGGCTTGCCCGGCCATATGAGTCTTGAGGCTGATGGCCTGCCGCAAGTGGCTGCGATAGAGATCGAAGACGAATTGATCCGTACAGTCTATCTCATCCGAAACCCGCAGAAGCTGACGCATCTGCGGATGGATGAATTGATCAGGCCTTGTCGCGAACCTGATAGTCTTTGA